From the Sebastes fasciatus isolate fSebFas1 chromosome 3, fSebFas1.pri, whole genome shotgun sequence genome, one window contains:
- the LOC141764671 gene encoding uncharacterized protein LOC141764671 isoform X3, translating to MATSAHAPSLTPASTAPAAPTASAPAPTASSFHPSPNCRIREVHCGSQVRLVVIAIRDITKGEEITVDYSLTEWGENMGFRGTVSPAQQECNSDTENNNNIKKEDEPLSLTAQQRQQPAQQQQEYVTPSWSLSPSSSPISHSDASDSDAGDEDNASPRGRAPRRRKKRRGTPSKKKTPHRTPPGRPPPVSPASVPHHNRPLSSSHPPAQSSPPCSSSSSAKPVFKAPAPLGSNTKGNVNINVPRGGVSIDSMRQTCEHCGRHFRSLGRHLDKHHAHQPEVCSALVERYTQMPRLQAQNTNPTTAHVHTPQHSKSSQATGQSRSLDLPQIGVQDLSMPPPTLTAANQSPASSGRNSTSPVLTPPRGQNAVLVSVLKRSPPPVAVTQSRKGATKRLKTERQEEEDEENEDEDDVEVVEVKMPKEEEDVEVVCPQPFISRLAKEMEPPKEEEQEEEEEEEEEDEENGVMEVEDESGTEDKDKDILSGSGRHHMLPLLSSLSSLVLYLRRLQHSAFLSLSRQLQSAEAWRLLCHSSLALLILYNRRRECEVSKLSIAEYRARITPQCPVPVPPGAPPALTPLEASLSPFERLVLPHLPRVGVQGKRGRVQPLILPPHCEPCLELLLQTRQDVGVDPTNPYVFARPYHSPATPLRGTDLLRSLARSSGTRNPRALTQTRVRRQVAILTQLLLLGEGEEPGQPGGSAVERLEHFLEREYHVTQNCAGIGQDPGLMGRVGRVVLCGERDGVLFRGMSLNHICLELDVMSGNSADSYSEAESEGEQVKEKPEAPAPAPAPIPTPTLLYVRKGKNNGRVGRPKKIKNTQQTPPAPPPPPANRRRGSGQPASGKRGVLKRPWSEAERAAVEEHLTQNITELRVPAKADCERCLQQCPLLVSNHRDWRAIKFYCHNRIQLLKKNQRRESEPLSLTVC from the exons ATGGCGACTTCAGCTCACGCCCCGTCTCTGACCCCTGCGTCCACGGCTCCGGCTGCCCCGACGGCTTCGGCTCCAGCCCCGACGGCCAGCTCCTTCCACCCCTCCCCTAACTGCCGCATCCGAGAGGTCCACTGTGGCAGCCAGGTGCGGTTGGTCGTCATCGCCATCCGAGACATCACCAAGGGCGAGGAGATCACTGTGGACTACAGCCTGACAGAGTGGGGAGAGAACATG GGTTTTCGTGGAACTGTGTCTCCAGCGCAACAAGAGTGTAACTCAGACACTGAGAATAACAACAATATTAAAAAg GAGGATgagcctctctctctgacaGCCCAGCAGCGGCAACAACcggcgcagcagcagcaggagtacGTCACCCCCTCTTGgtccctctccccctcctcctcccccatctCCCACTCTGACGCCAGTGACTCAGACGCTGGAGATGAAGATAACGCCAGCCCCCGTGGGCGGGCACCACGCCGGCGCAAGAAACGGCGCGGCACTCCTTCAAAGAAAAAGACCCCCCATCGGACTCCACCCGGGCGGCCTCCGCCAGTCTCCCCCGCCAGCGTTCCTCACCACAATCGTCCGCTTTCCTCATCCCACCCTCCAGCGCAGTCCTCCCCTCCCTGctcgtcctcctcttcagcTAAACCTGTGTTCAAAGCTCCGGCTCCGCTGGGCTCCAACACCAAAGGCAACGTCAACATAAATGTTCCCAGAGGAGGAGTGTCCATAGACTCCATGCGCCAAACCTGTGAGCACTGTGGACGCCACTTCCGCTCTCTGGGACGCCACTTGGATAAACACCATGCCCACCAACCAGAAGTGTGCTCCGCCCTGGTGGAGCGCTACACACAGATGCCCCGTCTGCAGGCACAGAACACAAACCCTACCACGGCTCACGTACACACTCCGCAGCACTCAAAGTCATCACAAGCCACGGGACAGAGCCGCAGTTTAGATCTTCCACAGATTGGCGTCCAGGACCTCTCCATGCCTCCGCCCACGCTCACAGCAGCTAACCAATCCCCCGCCTCCTCCGGGAGAAACTCCACTTCACCTGTGCTGACTCCTCCACGAGGACAGAACGCAGTGCTGGTGTCGGTCCTAAAGAGAAGCCCGCCCCCCGTCGCTGTGACGCAGTCCAGGAAGGGAGCAACAAAGAGGctaaagacagaaagacaggaggaggaggacgaggagaacGAAGATGAAGACGACGTGGAGGTCGTGGAGGTAAAGATGcccaaagaggaggaggatgttgaGGTGGTTTGCCCTCAGCCCTTCATCAGCAGGTTGGCCAAAGAGATGGAGCCACCAAaagaagaggaacaggaggaggaggaggaagaagaggaagaggatgaggaaaatGGAGTGATGGAGGTGGAAGATGAAAGTGGGACAGAGGATAAGGACAAGGACATACTGAG TGGTTCGGGGCGTCACCACATGCTGCCCCTCCTCTCGTCCTTGTCCTCTCTGGTGCTGTACCTCCGGCGGCTGCAGCACTCGGCCTTCTTGTCCCTGTCTCGGCAGCTGCAGTCAGCAGAGGCCTGGCGCCTTCTTTGCCACTCCAGCCTGGCCCTCCTCATCCTGTACAACCGGCGACGCGAGTGTGAGGTCTCCAAGCTGTCCATCGCCGAATACCGCGCTCGCATCACTCCCCAGTGCCCCGTTCCTGTCCCACCTGGTGCCCCTCCAGCTCTCACTCCACTGGAGGCCTCCCTGTCCCCCTTTGAGCGCCTGGTGCTTCCTCACCTCCCTAGAGTCGGGGTCCAGGGTAAACGGGGACGAGTGCAGCCCCTCATCCTCCCCCCTCACTGTGAGCCCTGCCTAGAGCTCCTCCTGCAGACGCGGCAGGATGTGGGAGTCGACCCCACAAACCCGTACGTCTTCGCCAGGCCCTACCACTCCCCCGCCACACCACTGCGAGGCACCGACCTCCTCCGCAGCCTGGCCCGCTCAAGCGGTACCCGCAATCCCCGTGCCCTGACCCAGACCAGGGTTCGCCGGCAGGTAGCTATACTgacccagctgctgctgctgggagaaggagaggagccCGGGCAGCCTGGTGGCAGCGCCGTGGAGAGGCTGGAGCACTTCCTGGAGAGGGAGTACCATGTGACACAGAACTGTGCCGGAATTGGCCAAGACCCAGGCCTGATGGGCAGAGTGGGCCGAGTGGTGCTttgtggagagagagatggagtgcTGTTCAGAGGAATGAGCCTGAACCACATCTGCCTGGAACTGGACG TTATGTCAGGAAACTCTGCAGACTCGTACTCGGAGGCAGAGTCTGAAGGGGAGCAGGTGAAGGAGAAGCCTGAGGCGCCCGCCccggctccagctccgatcCCGACGCCCACCCTGCTCTACGTCAGGAAGGGCAAGAATAACGGGCGGGTGGGACGACCCAAGAAGATCAAGAACACCCAGCAAacccctccagctcctcctcctccacccgcTAACCGCAGGAGAGGCTCAGGTCAGCCCGCATCAG GAAAGCGAGGCGTCCTGAAGCGTCCCTGGTCAGAGGCGGAGCGTGCGGCGGTCGAGGAGCACCTGACCCAAAACATCACCGAGCTCCGAGTCCCCGCAAAGGCCGACTGTGAGCGCTGCCTGCAGCAGTGCCCCCTGCTGGTCAGCAACCACCGCGACTGGCGAGCCATCAAGTTCTACTGCCACAATCGCATTCAGCTGCTGAAGAAAAACCAGCGGCGTGAAAGTGAGCCCCTATCCCTGACTGTCTGCTGA
- the LOC141764671 gene encoding uncharacterized protein LOC141764671 isoform X2 yields the protein MAETVRSLFDYREQTHSLDSDGEGVKPTPPLRGRGCGRKRKGTPVKVFVTHTEEESVPEHSFSSGDRKEAAENKRPMLDGPFFNTEEHNCGPSAQSHDKVSTGSKTGSCSASTPAPAPAVSSAPTPTPLSAPAPAMATSAHAPSLTPASTAPAAPTASAPAPTASSFHPSPNCRIREVHCGSQVRLVVIAIRDITKGEEITVDYSLTEWGENMGFRGTVSPAQQECNSDTENNNNIKKEDEPLSLTAQQRQQPAQQQQEYVTPSWSLSPSSSPISHSDASDSDAGDEDNASPRGRAPRRRKKRRGTPSKKKTPHRTPPGRPPPVSPASVPHHNRPLSSSHPPAQSSPPCSSSSSAKPVFKAPAPLGSNTKGNVNINVPRGGVSIDSMRQTCEHCGRHFRSLGRHLDKHHAHQPEVCSALVERYTQMPRLQAQNTNPTTAHVHTPQHSKSSQATGQSRSLDLPQIGVQDLSMPPPTLTAANQSPASSGRNSTSPVLTPPRGQNAVLVSVLKRSPPPVAVTQSRKGATKRLKTERQEEEDEENEDEDDVEVVEVKMPKEEEDVEVVCPQPFISRLAKEMEPPKEEEQEEEEEEEEEDEENGVMEVEDESGTEDKDKDILSGSGRHHMLPLLSSLSSLVLYLRRLQHSAFLSLSRQLQSAEAWRLLCHSSLALLILYNRRRECEVSKLSIAEYRARITPQCPVPVPPGAPPALTPLEASLSPFERLVLPHLPRVGVQGKRGRVQPLILPPHCEPCLELLLQTRQDVGVDPTNPYVFARPYHSPATPLRGTDLLRSLARSSGTRNPRALTQTRVRRQVAILTQLLLLGEGEEPGQPGGSAVERLEHFLEREYHVTQNCAGIGQDPGLMGRVGRVVLCGERDGVLFRGMSLNHICLELDVMSGNSADSYSEAESEGEQVKEKPEAPAPAPAPIPTPTLLYVRKGKNNGRVGRPKKIKNTQQTPPAPPPPPANRRRGSGKRGVLKRPWSEAERAAVEEHLTQNITELRVPAKADCERCLQQCPLLVSNHRDWRAIKFYCHNRIQLLKKNQRRESEPLSLTVC from the exons GCGCGGCTGTggaaggaaaaggaaagggACACCCGTGAAAGTCTTTGTTACACACACGGAGGAAGAGAGCGTGCCTGAACACAGCTTCAGCTCag GTGATCGTAAAGAAGCAGCAGAGAATAAACGGCCCATGCTGGATGGGCCTTTCTTCAACACAGAAGAACACAACTG CGGTCCATCAGCGCAGTCTCATGACAAGGTCTCCACCGGATCCAAGACCGGCTCCTGCTCAGCCTCCacaccagctccagctcctgcCGTTTCCTCTGCCCCAACCCCGACACCGCTCTCTGCTCCCGCTCCGGCCATGGCGACTTCAGCTCACGCCCCGTCTCTGACCCCTGCGTCCACGGCTCCGGCTGCCCCGACGGCTTCGGCTCCAGCCCCGACGGCCAGCTCCTTCCACCCCTCCCCTAACTGCCGCATCCGAGAGGTCCACTGTGGCAGCCAGGTGCGGTTGGTCGTCATCGCCATCCGAGACATCACCAAGGGCGAGGAGATCACTGTGGACTACAGCCTGACAGAGTGGGGAGAGAACATG GGTTTTCGTGGAACTGTGTCTCCAGCGCAACAAGAGTGTAACTCAGACACTGAGAATAACAACAATATTAAAAAg GAGGATgagcctctctctctgacaGCCCAGCAGCGGCAACAACcggcgcagcagcagcaggagtacGTCACCCCCTCTTGgtccctctccccctcctcctcccccatctCCCACTCTGACGCCAGTGACTCAGACGCTGGAGATGAAGATAACGCCAGCCCCCGTGGGCGGGCACCACGCCGGCGCAAGAAACGGCGCGGCACTCCTTCAAAGAAAAAGACCCCCCATCGGACTCCACCCGGGCGGCCTCCGCCAGTCTCCCCCGCCAGCGTTCCTCACCACAATCGTCCGCTTTCCTCATCCCACCCTCCAGCGCAGTCCTCCCCTCCCTGctcgtcctcctcttcagcTAAACCTGTGTTCAAAGCTCCGGCTCCGCTGGGCTCCAACACCAAAGGCAACGTCAACATAAATGTTCCCAGAGGAGGAGTGTCCATAGACTCCATGCGCCAAACCTGTGAGCACTGTGGACGCCACTTCCGCTCTCTGGGACGCCACTTGGATAAACACCATGCCCACCAACCAGAAGTGTGCTCCGCCCTGGTGGAGCGCTACACACAGATGCCCCGTCTGCAGGCACAGAACACAAACCCTACCACGGCTCACGTACACACTCCGCAGCACTCAAAGTCATCACAAGCCACGGGACAGAGCCGCAGTTTAGATCTTCCACAGATTGGCGTCCAGGACCTCTCCATGCCTCCGCCCACGCTCACAGCAGCTAACCAATCCCCCGCCTCCTCCGGGAGAAACTCCACTTCACCTGTGCTGACTCCTCCACGAGGACAGAACGCAGTGCTGGTGTCGGTCCTAAAGAGAAGCCCGCCCCCCGTCGCTGTGACGCAGTCCAGGAAGGGAGCAACAAAGAGGctaaagacagaaagacaggaggaggaggacgaggagaacGAAGATGAAGACGACGTGGAGGTCGTGGAGGTAAAGATGcccaaagaggaggaggatgttgaGGTGGTTTGCCCTCAGCCCTTCATCAGCAGGTTGGCCAAAGAGATGGAGCCACCAAaagaagaggaacaggaggaggaggaggaagaagaggaagaggatgaggaaaatGGAGTGATGGAGGTGGAAGATGAAAGTGGGACAGAGGATAAGGACAAGGACATACTGAG TGGTTCGGGGCGTCACCACATGCTGCCCCTCCTCTCGTCCTTGTCCTCTCTGGTGCTGTACCTCCGGCGGCTGCAGCACTCGGCCTTCTTGTCCCTGTCTCGGCAGCTGCAGTCAGCAGAGGCCTGGCGCCTTCTTTGCCACTCCAGCCTGGCCCTCCTCATCCTGTACAACCGGCGACGCGAGTGTGAGGTCTCCAAGCTGTCCATCGCCGAATACCGCGCTCGCATCACTCCCCAGTGCCCCGTTCCTGTCCCACCTGGTGCCCCTCCAGCTCTCACTCCACTGGAGGCCTCCCTGTCCCCCTTTGAGCGCCTGGTGCTTCCTCACCTCCCTAGAGTCGGGGTCCAGGGTAAACGGGGACGAGTGCAGCCCCTCATCCTCCCCCCTCACTGTGAGCCCTGCCTAGAGCTCCTCCTGCAGACGCGGCAGGATGTGGGAGTCGACCCCACAAACCCGTACGTCTTCGCCAGGCCCTACCACTCCCCCGCCACACCACTGCGAGGCACCGACCTCCTCCGCAGCCTGGCCCGCTCAAGCGGTACCCGCAATCCCCGTGCCCTGACCCAGACCAGGGTTCGCCGGCAGGTAGCTATACTgacccagctgctgctgctgggagaaggagaggagccCGGGCAGCCTGGTGGCAGCGCCGTGGAGAGGCTGGAGCACTTCCTGGAGAGGGAGTACCATGTGACACAGAACTGTGCCGGAATTGGCCAAGACCCAGGCCTGATGGGCAGAGTGGGCCGAGTGGTGCTttgtggagagagagatggagtgcTGTTCAGAGGAATGAGCCTGAACCACATCTGCCTGGAACTGGACG TTATGTCAGGAAACTCTGCAGACTCGTACTCGGAGGCAGAGTCTGAAGGGGAGCAGGTGAAGGAGAAGCCTGAGGCGCCCGCCccggctccagctccgatcCCGACGCCCACCCTGCTCTACGTCAGGAAGGGCAAGAATAACGGGCGGGTGGGACGACCCAAGAAGATCAAGAACACCCAGCAAacccctccagctcctcctcctccacccgcTAACCGCAGGAGAGGCTCAG GAAAGCGAGGCGTCCTGAAGCGTCCCTGGTCAGAGGCGGAGCGTGCGGCGGTCGAGGAGCACCTGACCCAAAACATCACCGAGCTCCGAGTCCCCGCAAAGGCCGACTGTGAGCGCTGCCTGCAGCAGTGCCCCCTGCTGGTCAGCAACCACCGCGACTGGCGAGCCATCAAGTTCTACTGCCACAATCGCATTCAGCTGCTGAAGAAAAACCAGCGGCGTGAAAGTGAGCCCCTATCCCTGACTGTCTGCTGA
- the LOC141764671 gene encoding uncharacterized protein LOC141764671 isoform X1, whose product MAETVRSLFDYREQTHSLDSDGEGVKPTPPLRGRGCGRKRKGTPVKVFVTHTEEESVPEHSFSSGDRKEAAENKRPMLDGPFFNTEEHNCGPSAQSHDKVSTGSKTGSCSASTPAPAPAVSSAPTPTPLSAPAPAMATSAHAPSLTPASTAPAAPTASAPAPTASSFHPSPNCRIREVHCGSQVRLVVIAIRDITKGEEITVDYSLTEWGENMGFRGTVSPAQQECNSDTENNNNIKKEDEPLSLTAQQRQQPAQQQQEYVTPSWSLSPSSSPISHSDASDSDAGDEDNASPRGRAPRRRKKRRGTPSKKKTPHRTPPGRPPPVSPASVPHHNRPLSSSHPPAQSSPPCSSSSSAKPVFKAPAPLGSNTKGNVNINVPRGGVSIDSMRQTCEHCGRHFRSLGRHLDKHHAHQPEVCSALVERYTQMPRLQAQNTNPTTAHVHTPQHSKSSQATGQSRSLDLPQIGVQDLSMPPPTLTAANQSPASSGRNSTSPVLTPPRGQNAVLVSVLKRSPPPVAVTQSRKGATKRLKTERQEEEDEENEDEDDVEVVEVKMPKEEEDVEVVCPQPFISRLAKEMEPPKEEEQEEEEEEEEEDEENGVMEVEDESGTEDKDKDILSGSGRHHMLPLLSSLSSLVLYLRRLQHSAFLSLSRQLQSAEAWRLLCHSSLALLILYNRRRECEVSKLSIAEYRARITPQCPVPVPPGAPPALTPLEASLSPFERLVLPHLPRVGVQGKRGRVQPLILPPHCEPCLELLLQTRQDVGVDPTNPYVFARPYHSPATPLRGTDLLRSLARSSGTRNPRALTQTRVRRQVAILTQLLLLGEGEEPGQPGGSAVERLEHFLEREYHVTQNCAGIGQDPGLMGRVGRVVLCGERDGVLFRGMSLNHICLELDVMSGNSADSYSEAESEGEQVKEKPEAPAPAPAPIPTPTLLYVRKGKNNGRVGRPKKIKNTQQTPPAPPPPPANRRRGSGQPASGKRGVLKRPWSEAERAAVEEHLTQNITELRVPAKADCERCLQQCPLLVSNHRDWRAIKFYCHNRIQLLKKNQRRESEPLSLTVC is encoded by the exons GCGCGGCTGTggaaggaaaaggaaagggACACCCGTGAAAGTCTTTGTTACACACACGGAGGAAGAGAGCGTGCCTGAACACAGCTTCAGCTCag GTGATCGTAAAGAAGCAGCAGAGAATAAACGGCCCATGCTGGATGGGCCTTTCTTCAACACAGAAGAACACAACTG CGGTCCATCAGCGCAGTCTCATGACAAGGTCTCCACCGGATCCAAGACCGGCTCCTGCTCAGCCTCCacaccagctccagctcctgcCGTTTCCTCTGCCCCAACCCCGACACCGCTCTCTGCTCCCGCTCCGGCCATGGCGACTTCAGCTCACGCCCCGTCTCTGACCCCTGCGTCCACGGCTCCGGCTGCCCCGACGGCTTCGGCTCCAGCCCCGACGGCCAGCTCCTTCCACCCCTCCCCTAACTGCCGCATCCGAGAGGTCCACTGTGGCAGCCAGGTGCGGTTGGTCGTCATCGCCATCCGAGACATCACCAAGGGCGAGGAGATCACTGTGGACTACAGCCTGACAGAGTGGGGAGAGAACATG GGTTTTCGTGGAACTGTGTCTCCAGCGCAACAAGAGTGTAACTCAGACACTGAGAATAACAACAATATTAAAAAg GAGGATgagcctctctctctgacaGCCCAGCAGCGGCAACAACcggcgcagcagcagcaggagtacGTCACCCCCTCTTGgtccctctccccctcctcctcccccatctCCCACTCTGACGCCAGTGACTCAGACGCTGGAGATGAAGATAACGCCAGCCCCCGTGGGCGGGCACCACGCCGGCGCAAGAAACGGCGCGGCACTCCTTCAAAGAAAAAGACCCCCCATCGGACTCCACCCGGGCGGCCTCCGCCAGTCTCCCCCGCCAGCGTTCCTCACCACAATCGTCCGCTTTCCTCATCCCACCCTCCAGCGCAGTCCTCCCCTCCCTGctcgtcctcctcttcagcTAAACCTGTGTTCAAAGCTCCGGCTCCGCTGGGCTCCAACACCAAAGGCAACGTCAACATAAATGTTCCCAGAGGAGGAGTGTCCATAGACTCCATGCGCCAAACCTGTGAGCACTGTGGACGCCACTTCCGCTCTCTGGGACGCCACTTGGATAAACACCATGCCCACCAACCAGAAGTGTGCTCCGCCCTGGTGGAGCGCTACACACAGATGCCCCGTCTGCAGGCACAGAACACAAACCCTACCACGGCTCACGTACACACTCCGCAGCACTCAAAGTCATCACAAGCCACGGGACAGAGCCGCAGTTTAGATCTTCCACAGATTGGCGTCCAGGACCTCTCCATGCCTCCGCCCACGCTCACAGCAGCTAACCAATCCCCCGCCTCCTCCGGGAGAAACTCCACTTCACCTGTGCTGACTCCTCCACGAGGACAGAACGCAGTGCTGGTGTCGGTCCTAAAGAGAAGCCCGCCCCCCGTCGCTGTGACGCAGTCCAGGAAGGGAGCAACAAAGAGGctaaagacagaaagacaggaggaggaggacgaggagaacGAAGATGAAGACGACGTGGAGGTCGTGGAGGTAAAGATGcccaaagaggaggaggatgttgaGGTGGTTTGCCCTCAGCCCTTCATCAGCAGGTTGGCCAAAGAGATGGAGCCACCAAaagaagaggaacaggaggaggaggaggaagaagaggaagaggatgaggaaaatGGAGTGATGGAGGTGGAAGATGAAAGTGGGACAGAGGATAAGGACAAGGACATACTGAG TGGTTCGGGGCGTCACCACATGCTGCCCCTCCTCTCGTCCTTGTCCTCTCTGGTGCTGTACCTCCGGCGGCTGCAGCACTCGGCCTTCTTGTCCCTGTCTCGGCAGCTGCAGTCAGCAGAGGCCTGGCGCCTTCTTTGCCACTCCAGCCTGGCCCTCCTCATCCTGTACAACCGGCGACGCGAGTGTGAGGTCTCCAAGCTGTCCATCGCCGAATACCGCGCTCGCATCACTCCCCAGTGCCCCGTTCCTGTCCCACCTGGTGCCCCTCCAGCTCTCACTCCACTGGAGGCCTCCCTGTCCCCCTTTGAGCGCCTGGTGCTTCCTCACCTCCCTAGAGTCGGGGTCCAGGGTAAACGGGGACGAGTGCAGCCCCTCATCCTCCCCCCTCACTGTGAGCCCTGCCTAGAGCTCCTCCTGCAGACGCGGCAGGATGTGGGAGTCGACCCCACAAACCCGTACGTCTTCGCCAGGCCCTACCACTCCCCCGCCACACCACTGCGAGGCACCGACCTCCTCCGCAGCCTGGCCCGCTCAAGCGGTACCCGCAATCCCCGTGCCCTGACCCAGACCAGGGTTCGCCGGCAGGTAGCTATACTgacccagctgctgctgctgggagaaggagaggagccCGGGCAGCCTGGTGGCAGCGCCGTGGAGAGGCTGGAGCACTTCCTGGAGAGGGAGTACCATGTGACACAGAACTGTGCCGGAATTGGCCAAGACCCAGGCCTGATGGGCAGAGTGGGCCGAGTGGTGCTttgtggagagagagatggagtgcTGTTCAGAGGAATGAGCCTGAACCACATCTGCCTGGAACTGGACG TTATGTCAGGAAACTCTGCAGACTCGTACTCGGAGGCAGAGTCTGAAGGGGAGCAGGTGAAGGAGAAGCCTGAGGCGCCCGCCccggctccagctccgatcCCGACGCCCACCCTGCTCTACGTCAGGAAGGGCAAGAATAACGGGCGGGTGGGACGACCCAAGAAGATCAAGAACACCCAGCAAacccctccagctcctcctcctccacccgcTAACCGCAGGAGAGGCTCAGGTCAGCCCGCATCAG GAAAGCGAGGCGTCCTGAAGCGTCCCTGGTCAGAGGCGGAGCGTGCGGCGGTCGAGGAGCACCTGACCCAAAACATCACCGAGCTCCGAGTCCCCGCAAAGGCCGACTGTGAGCGCTGCCTGCAGCAGTGCCCCCTGCTGGTCAGCAACCACCGCGACTGGCGAGCCATCAAGTTCTACTGCCACAATCGCATTCAGCTGCTGAAGAAAAACCAGCGGCGTGAAAGTGAGCCCCTATCCCTGACTGTCTGCTGA